A genomic segment from Peribacillus sp. ACCC06369 encodes:
- a CDS encoding cupredoxin domain-containing protein yields MSVKKWVTGLVVVLAMVVVVTSLGSLGVYAESGVVTQPMETGKSIEVELNDDLFNPKVITIPNGTATTLILKNKGTKEHTFTVEKLGIDAEVQPGTEKNITVNPKQPGTYELKCRYHFQEGMVGEVIVK; encoded by the coding sequence ATGTCTGTGAAAAAGTGGGTAACAGGATTGGTCGTTGTGCTTGCAATGGTTGTAGTTGTGACTTCACTAGGCTCACTCGGCGTATATGCCGAATCCGGGGTTGTAACTCAGCCTATGGAGACAGGAAAATCGATTGAGGTCGAGTTGAACGATGATCTCTTTAATCCGAAAGTCATCACTATTCCGAATGGAACAGCCACAACGTTGATATTGAAAAACAAAGGTACAAAAGAGCACACCTTCACAGTGGAAAAGCTCGGAATTGACGCCGAGGTCCAGCCAGGTACAGAAAAAAACATTACCGTGAATCCTAAACAGCCCGGTACATATGAACTGAAATGCCGGTACCATTTCCAGGAAGGAATGGTTGGAGAAGTAATTGTCAAATAA
- a CDS encoding dihydrofolate reductase family protein, producing the protein MTNNVRPRRIILDLAITLDGFIEGKNGEVDWCIMDSEMGFINFLNQIDTILYGRKSYDLWGQFTPEIEDTDKEIWELVHSKEKYVFSRTQKGTDNKAIFINDNILEEVNKLKNKPGKDIWLYGGASLITSFINLGLVDEFRLSVHPVILGEGKPLFIDIKQRLNLKVVNTRTFSSGVVQLIYHLNGD; encoded by the coding sequence ATGACCAATAACGTACGACCAAGAAGAATAATTTTAGATTTAGCAATTACTTTAGATGGTTTTATTGAAGGGAAAAATGGGGAAGTTGATTGGTGCATCATGGATTCTGAGATGGGGTTTATTAATTTCTTAAATCAAATTGATACTATTTTATATGGAAGAAAAAGCTACGATTTATGGGGACAATTTACTCCAGAAATTGAAGATACAGATAAAGAAATTTGGGAATTAGTTCATAGTAAAGAAAAATATGTGTTTTCCAGAACGCAAAAAGGGACTGATAATAAAGCGATATTCATAAATGATAATATTCTTGAAGAAGTAAATAAATTAAAGAATAAGCCTGGTAAAGACATCTGGTTATATGGTGGAGCAAGTCTTATTACTAGTTTTATCAACTTAGGGCTTGTTGATGAATTTAGATTATCTGTTCACCCTGTAATTTTGGGAGAAGGAAAACCGTTGTTTATTGATATAAAACAGAGGTTGAATTTAAAAGTGGTTAATACAAGAACGTTCTCCTCTGGCGTTGTGCAACTAATCTATCATTTGAATGGGGATTAA
- a CDS encoding YfhD family protein, translated as MGRSNNQKPSSSKNSLPQTPKNLKIEPDRVDEEFSRELGESGKIRATRPK; from the coding sequence ATGGGAAGATCAAACAATCAAAAACCATCTAGCAGTAAAAATTCATTACCTCAAACTCCCAAAAACTTAAAAATAGAACCGGATCGTGTGGATGAAGAGTTTTCTCGTGAGCTAGGTGAAAGTGGGAAAATAAGAGCTACAAGACCTAAATGA
- a CDS encoding glyoxalase, which yields MIKGFGGIFWRTKNLEVIKKWYSEVLKIEIENWNGTVIKPQLGNETIFSFFTENDSYFPTEQQVMLNFEVHNLNETIKHLEHIGVPLAKKKEISEFGKFIWIEDPEGRLVELWEK from the coding sequence ATGATAAAAGGTTTCGGAGGAATATTTTGGAGAACTAAGAATCTTGAAGTTATAAAAAAATGGTACAGTGAAGTGTTGAAGATTGAAATAGAAAATTGGAATGGGACTGTGATAAAACCCCAATTAGGAAATGAGACCATCTTTTCTTTCTTTACCGAGAATGACAGTTATTTTCCAACAGAACAACAAGTGATGTTAAATTTCGAAGTACATAATCTAAACGAGACTATTAAGCATCTTGAACATATTGGTGTACCTCTTGCGAAGAAAAAAGAGATTAGTGAATTTGGAAAGTTTATTTGGATTGAAGATCCTGAAGGTCGACTGGTCGAGCTTTGGGAGAAATAA
- a CDS encoding YesK family protein, with translation MTTKGEISIFLYVYEAGIILAMIVFGLAYVFVKGIEDRTQILLQFSLGILILVFSIFVIGGFEGMPYAVLSLGVLTLAVLYFFLNRYSLGRKILFIGVPIIIALHILFVFINQVDYRVVDKERLTDDETGNYIEKIEKDTSIVGYKKFKGGEGEDFLLISMGGERKGNTIEVLEVKEDSEKTIIRIRTSYNKNPEPNPYIAVALTRIKSKVVILDTDGTNYGDGIFD, from the coding sequence ATAACAACCAAGGGAGAGATAAGTATTTTTTTATACGTTTATGAAGCAGGAATAATCCTAGCAATGATTGTATTCGGACTCGCTTATGTATTTGTAAAAGGGATAGAGGATAGAACGCAAATCTTACTTCAATTTTCGCTAGGCATTTTGATTTTAGTGTTTTCAATTTTTGTGATTGGTGGGTTCGAGGGGATGCCGTATGCTGTATTGAGCCTTGGTGTATTGACACTGGCGGTTCTATATTTTTTCTTAAATAGGTATTCCTTAGGAAGGAAAATTCTCTTTATTGGGGTTCCAATAATCATTGCTCTTCATATATTATTCGTATTTATCAATCAAGTTGACTATCGAGTCGTGGATAAAGAAAGACTGACGGATGATGAAACCGGGAATTATATTGAAAAAATCGAGAAAGATACATCGATTGTCGGTTACAAAAAGTTTAAAGGAGGTGAAGGGGAGGACTTTTTATTAATATCAATGGGTGGTGAAAGAAAGGGAAATACCATTGAAGTGTTGGAAGTGAAAGAAGATAGTGAAAAGACTATCATCCGCATTCGGACATCTTATAATAAAAACCCTGAGCCAAATCCGTATATAGCTGTAGCACTTACTCGTATAAAATCAAAGGTAGTCATTTTGGATACTGATGGAACAAATTATGGAGATGGTATATTTGATTAA
- a CDS encoding Lrp/AsnC family transcriptional regulator, which yields MKITDIDKKILEILTINSRTYYADMGKELNISRNVVRDRVQQLVEKGVIEKFSVVINSEAVGQKVSAFFEVYCEPAYLVKVAEKLAKNPSVASCYQMTGPSTLHMHVLVEDFPSLESFINNELYGIEGISRVESNILLRRFKSRSGLKL from the coding sequence ATGAAGATTACCGATATAGATAAAAAAATATTAGAGATATTAACGATAAATAGCCGAACGTATTATGCGGATATGGGTAAGGAATTAAACATATCACGAAATGTTGTCCGTGACCGTGTTCAGCAGCTAGTAGAAAAAGGCGTAATTGAAAAATTCAGTGTTGTTATCAACTCTGAAGCTGTTGGCCAAAAGGTATCAGCTTTTTTTGAAGTGTATTGTGAACCTGCATACTTAGTGAAAGTAGCAGAAAAGTTGGCTAAGAACCCAAGTGTTGCAAGCTGTTACCAAATGACAGGTCCCAGCACATTACATATGCACGTTTTAGTTGAAGACTTTCCTTCATTAGAGTCATTCATTAATAACGAATTATATGGGATAGAAGGCATTTCCCGAGTTGAAAGTAATATCTTGCTCCGGCGTTTCAAAAGCAGGTCTGGGTTAAAGCTATAA
- the brnQ gene encoding branched-chain amino acid transport system II carrier protein, translating to MSNKVPFSFIVVIGLMLFALFFGAGNLIFPPMLGQSAGTNIWSANAGFLVTGVGLPLLGVLALGFSGKDDLQSLASRVHPVFGIVFTTVLYLAIGPLFAMPRTGNVSFEIGVKPFLPEDSGPLPLLIFTIIFFTISCLLSLNPAKIVEIVGKILTPIKLTFIGILVVVAFVNPIGDFQAPAEHYMVQPFFNGFREGYLTMDTLASFVFGIIIINAIKEKGAKTKKEIIIVCGKATAIAAVILATIYTALSYMGASSVEELGRLDNGGIILAKVSDYYFGAYGGLLLGLMITVACITTSVGLITSCSTYFHKLFQNLPYKTIAISLSIFSAIIANIGLTQLIAISVPVMTAIYPLAIVLIFLTFLHSLFKGRPEVYQGSLFLTFIVSLMDGLNGAGIHISFINDFFTAILPMYETGLGWIIPAIVGGFIGYASSVLRSKFGHNHQID from the coding sequence TTGTCTAACAAGGTACCATTTTCATTTATAGTAGTGATTGGGTTAATGTTATTTGCCTTATTCTTTGGGGCAGGGAATTTAATTTTCCCGCCAATGCTTGGTCAATCTGCAGGAACGAACATCTGGTCAGCTAATGCAGGGTTTTTAGTCACAGGTGTAGGATTACCGTTACTTGGTGTACTGGCACTCGGTTTTTCGGGAAAAGATGATTTACAATCATTAGCAAGCCGCGTCCATCCCGTGTTTGGAATTGTATTCACAACCGTTCTTTATTTAGCGATTGGTCCATTATTCGCAATGCCTAGAACCGGAAACGTTTCTTTTGAAATCGGTGTAAAACCTTTTTTGCCTGAAGACTCAGGGCCACTGCCTTTACTTATTTTCACCATCATCTTTTTTACGATTTCGTGCCTTCTTTCGCTCAATCCTGCGAAAATTGTCGAAATTGTGGGGAAAATATTAACGCCCATCAAGTTGACATTCATTGGAATCCTGGTGGTAGTCGCTTTTGTTAATCCAATTGGAGATTTTCAAGCACCTGCCGAACACTATATGGTTCAACCATTTTTCAATGGGTTTAGAGAAGGGTATTTAACCATGGATACTCTTGCATCTTTTGTTTTTGGCATCATCATCATTAATGCCATTAAAGAAAAAGGTGCTAAAACAAAAAAAGAAATAATAATCGTTTGCGGAAAAGCGACTGCAATTGCTGCCGTTATCCTTGCCACCATTTATACAGCTCTCTCTTACATGGGTGCTTCAAGTGTTGAGGAACTTGGACGTTTGGATAATGGAGGCATTATCTTAGCGAAAGTCTCGGATTACTACTTCGGTGCATATGGCGGGCTTTTATTGGGATTAATGATCACAGTAGCTTGTATAACGACGAGCGTAGGGCTAATTACATCTTGCTCGACTTACTTCCATAAACTATTTCAAAACCTGCCTTACAAAACAATTGCAATAAGTTTATCCATATTCAGTGCAATCATAGCCAATATTGGATTAACCCAGTTAATTGCCATTTCTGTACCGGTAATGACAGCCATTTATCCATTAGCCATTGTTTTGATTTTCTTAACTTTCCTTCATTCTTTATTTAAAGGAAGACCTGAAGTTTATCAAGGCAGCTTATTTTTAACATTCATCGTCAGTTTAATGGATGGATTAAATGGAGCGGGTATACACATTTCATTCATCAATGATTTCTTCACTGCAATCCTTCCTATGTATGAGACAGGACTAGGATGGATCATTCCAGCCATTGTTGGAGGATTCATTGGGTATGCCAGCAGCGTCTTACGGTCGAAATTCGGTCATAATCATCAAATAGATTAA
- a CDS encoding DinB family protein: MERRALLVSALPEYEEEIGRWLWCLEDVRRTLIRELTGISQNILDSKMDERQTIGSMLYHIALVEADWLYEEVLVTEWDTEIRALFPLGCRAEDGSLTHIEGQTLEEHFYRLNKVREVFLANFRSMDLTDWRKPRVLEQYDVTPEWVVYHLIEHESHHRGQIFQLLKKLRNE, translated from the coding sequence TTGGAGAGAAGAGCATTACTGGTATCTGCATTACCGGAATATGAAGAAGAAATTGGGCGGTGGCTATGGTGTTTAGAAGATGTTCGCCGTACGCTTATAAGGGAATTAACTGGAATCAGCCAAAATATACTCGATTCGAAAATGGATGAAAGGCAAACGATTGGCTCGATGTTATATCACATAGCATTGGTCGAGGCGGATTGGTTATACGAGGAGGTACTTGTTACGGAATGGGATACGGAAATACGCGCTTTGTTTCCATTAGGATGCCGTGCGGAAGATGGCTCCCTTACCCACATTGAAGGACAAACATTAGAAGAACATTTCTACCGCCTCAATAAGGTACGTGAAGTATTCCTTGCAAACTTTCGTTCAATGGACCTAACGGATTGGCGTAAACCGAGGGTGCTTGAACAATATGATGTCACGCCTGAGTGGGTCGTTTACCATTTGATTGAACATGAATCGCATCATAGGGGGCAGATTTTCCAATTGCTGAAGAAATTACGGAATGAATAA
- the sdaAA gene encoding L-serine ammonia-lyase, iron-sulfur-dependent, subunit alpha: MFRNVAELVELAESKNVKIAEIMILQEMEFSGLSREQIIEKMDRNLTVMEQAVERGLKGVQSVTGLTGGDAVLLQNYIKTGKALGGNLLLDAVSKAVATNEVNAAMGMICATPTAGSAGVVPGTLFAVKERLNPTRAEMIDFLFTSAAFGFVVANNASISGAAGGCQAEVGSASGMAAAAIVELAGGTPSQAAEAMAITLKNMLGLVCDPVAGLVEVPCVKRNAMGASNAITAADMALAGITSRIPCDEVIDAMYKIGLTMPVALRETAEGGLAATPTGRKLAKEIFGSYK; the protein is encoded by the coding sequence ATGTTCCGAAATGTAGCAGAGTTGGTTGAACTTGCTGAAAGTAAAAATGTAAAAATCGCGGAAATCATGATTTTACAAGAAATGGAGTTCTCAGGCTTGTCGAGAGAACAGATCATTGAAAAGATGGACAGGAATCTGACAGTGATGGAACAGGCGGTGGAAAGAGGTCTGAAAGGCGTGCAATCCGTTACAGGCCTAACGGGCGGAGATGCCGTTCTTTTGCAAAATTATATCAAGACGGGCAAGGCACTCGGAGGCAATTTATTATTGGATGCCGTAAGTAAAGCTGTTGCGACTAACGAAGTGAATGCAGCAATGGGAATGATTTGTGCCACTCCTACAGCCGGTTCTGCGGGCGTGGTTCCCGGTACGTTATTTGCTGTGAAAGAAAGACTTAACCCGACCCGAGCAGAGATGATTGATTTTCTTTTCACTTCCGCTGCCTTCGGATTCGTAGTTGCAAACAACGCTTCCATTTCTGGAGCAGCTGGTGGCTGCCAAGCAGAAGTGGGCTCAGCAAGTGGAATGGCGGCAGCTGCAATTGTAGAACTGGCCGGCGGTACACCAAGTCAAGCCGCAGAAGCGATGGCAATCACACTGAAAAATATGCTTGGATTGGTTTGTGATCCAGTGGCAGGTTTGGTTGAAGTTCCTTGTGTGAAACGTAATGCAATGGGGGCATCTAACGCGATAACTGCAGCTGATATGGCACTTGCAGGCATTACGAGCCGCATTCCATGTGATGAAGTCATCGATGCCATGTATAAAATTGGATTGACCATGCCAGTCGCACTTCGTGAAACGGCAGAGGGCGGCCTTGCTGCCACTCCGACTGGGCGTAAATTGGCAAAAGAAATATTCGGTTCTTATAAATAA
- the sdaAB gene encoding L-serine ammonia-lyase, iron-sulfur-dependent subunit beta — MKYRSAFDIIGPVMIGPSSSHTAGAARIGRVARTLFGKQPKKAIISLYGSFAKTYRGHGTDVAVVGGILDFDTDDERIPTSLTIAEEVGMEVSFTIEDTVMDHPNTVKIRLFDEDKELELVGISIGGGTIEITELNTFKLKLSGENPAILVVHNDVFGIISSVSTVLANHEINIGHMEVSRKEKGQMALMVIEVDQKIKVEVMKEIEGLENVSQVIRMVE, encoded by the coding sequence ATGAAATACAGATCTGCATTCGATATAATCGGTCCCGTTATGATTGGACCTTCAAGCTCACATACAGCAGGAGCTGCCAGAATTGGCAGAGTAGCAAGGACGTTATTCGGAAAGCAACCGAAGAAAGCCATTATTTCTTTATATGGTTCTTTTGCAAAAACCTACCGGGGACACGGTACGGATGTTGCTGTCGTAGGCGGGATATTGGATTTCGATACGGATGATGAACGAATCCCTACTTCTTTGACGATAGCGGAAGAAGTGGGTATGGAAGTTTCCTTTACAATCGAGGATACTGTGATGGATCACCCTAATACAGTCAAAATCAGACTGTTTGACGAAGATAAAGAATTAGAGCTTGTTGGAATCTCCATTGGCGGAGGAACGATAGAAATAACGGAGTTGAATACGTTCAAGCTTAAATTGTCGGGTGAAAACCCAGCCATTTTGGTTGTGCACAACGATGTGTTTGGAATAATATCTTCCGTTTCAACAGTATTGGCCAATCATGAAATTAACATTGGACATATGGAAGTTTCACGAAAAGAAAAAGGTCAAATGGCCCTCATGGTGATTGAAGTCGATCAGAAAATCAAGGTTGAAGTCATGAAGGAAATTGAGGGACTGGAAAACGTGTCGCAAGTCATAAGGATGGTTGAATGA
- a CDS encoding endonuclease, which produces MKKNGICKLFFAILIVLSTVLPYADAANAEGTITVTEAINNNSGTATVKGYIVGTAKSGTSYQQTSPFTEGTNIGIADSPDETDVKKIMPVQLPAGNIRTALNLVEHPELLKAQVTITGKLERYFSVPGLKSATDYKIITDGGTPPEEPDVKVLDSIAEARTNTEDVVQVDGVVTTGLGYWGGKGFYIQDETAGLYVYGSSWPVDVKQGDKVRLIGQVSAYNKELQIQPTSLEVVSSGNELPEIQKIDAAGVNEETQGELVTIEKATITELAASGTYGTFEFKAADTEGNSVTVRHDNRNGSNYEDFLRNFKAGDVISVTGIASQFNDTYQLKPRGLDDYELVNKPAVYPDIFPGAVSENTKVTLESGWEEAKIHYTLDGSTPTSSSALYTDPIFLTEDTVIKAIAVNDKTSEVFTFAYTVIKTNELKIRDIQGMNHFSSYENQLVSGVDGVVTYVKDANNFYMQDLNPDKDLTTSEGILVYNKAHGLKAGDHVKVAGKVVEWYIEGYAEMKTTDLPTTELTNTTIEKLGTVAMPEPIIIGKDVIPPSENIDDDRLTDFNPNDDGIDFYESLEGMLVQVYNPKVVAPQDYGELVVIPGNMETTTAVKGVKITETDFNPERITLDMDDESFVAKTGDSFESSVTGVISYGYSNYRVLTDKNQLPALKDGGTAREVTSLEKDSDKLSIASYNIENFSTQTADSKVETIATSIITNLKQPDIIGVTEMQDNDGATDSGTTDSAQSAKKLTDKIKALGGPQYQFIDIAPEDKLDGGAPGGNIRVGFLYNVDRVKLTEGTKGTATQSVAFKDGKLTLNPGRIEPTDSAFTSSRKPLAAQFEFKGESVVVVANHFNSKGGDQPLFGRNQPPILSSETQRLQIASIVNRFVSDIKSQDAKANIVLLGDFNDFEFSAPLKTLKGKDLTNMIEKVPFEKRYSYTYQGNSQVLDHILVSNNMAAATKVDIVHINSSFMEAHGRASDHDPVLIQTSLSESGGVEPAAPEKTYHLTNVKTKRLTIASPSVLIDLDETSNIEEGIWLKGSYAVLKGLGLKDATVTIKPAKEGAIIDFGGMAVKEVIIDNANVKEIRGAENVQKWTVTEGVDASNIKFVDSKGEAIASPFDPKENQAPVVKKKLENLEVKAGSKVTIDLSEHFSDPDEDNLTFSSTIGTVAGPILTLPANEVGTYLVAVKAVDQLSEVVARFTLTITNDKPLEAYYETATGKTGPELKSVLHSIIKGHTKLSYDQVWNALKETDEDPANNQNVILLYSGKSISKSANGGNAGQWNREHVWAKSHGDFGTSIGPGTDLHHLRPADVTVNGKRGHLDFDDGGQTYSGCECKFDSDSWEPPNHVKGDIARMLFYMAVRYEGNGELDLELSDTVNTYPKPLHGKLSTLLKWNALDPVDDFESHRNEVIYDWQNNRNPFIDHPEWVSEIWGAAKSMDEKKAS; this is translated from the coding sequence TTGAAGAAGAATGGGATATGCAAGCTTTTCTTTGCCATATTGATCGTGCTATCAACGGTTTTGCCATATGCAGACGCTGCAAATGCGGAAGGGACTATAACGGTAACGGAAGCGATTAATAATAACAGTGGCACGGCAACGGTGAAGGGATATATTGTCGGTACAGCTAAAAGCGGTACAAGCTATCAACAAACATCGCCTTTTACTGAAGGTACGAATATAGGTATTGCGGATAGTCCGGATGAAACGGATGTAAAGAAAATCATGCCTGTTCAGCTTCCGGCCGGTAATATCCGTACGGCGTTGAATCTAGTCGAACATCCGGAATTACTCAAAGCACAGGTGACGATTACTGGAAAGCTGGAAAGATATTTTTCAGTACCAGGTCTGAAATCCGCAACCGATTACAAAATCATCACTGATGGAGGAACACCACCTGAAGAGCCTGATGTGAAGGTTCTGGATTCCATCGCCGAGGCAAGAACGAATACCGAAGATGTAGTGCAGGTCGATGGGGTGGTTACCACAGGGCTAGGTTATTGGGGAGGAAAAGGCTTTTATATCCAAGATGAAACGGCTGGGCTATATGTTTATGGTTCTTCATGGCCTGTGGATGTAAAGCAAGGCGATAAGGTTCGTTTAATCGGACAAGTATCCGCTTATAATAAGGAATTACAAATCCAACCAACCTCCCTTGAAGTGGTTTCTTCCGGGAATGAACTTCCTGAAATCCAAAAAATTGATGCCGCTGGCGTCAATGAAGAAACGCAAGGTGAGCTGGTCACGATTGAAAAAGCGACCATTACTGAATTGGCGGCATCGGGAACATACGGAACATTCGAATTCAAGGCGGCAGATACTGAAGGGAACTCTGTTACCGTTCGCCATGATAACCGGAACGGTTCGAATTATGAAGATTTCCTGAGGAACTTTAAAGCGGGGGATGTCATTTCCGTAACCGGGATAGCATCGCAGTTCAATGACACGTATCAACTGAAGCCACGTGGTCTTGACGATTATGAACTGGTGAACAAACCAGCTGTTTACCCGGATATTTTCCCTGGTGCGGTTAGTGAAAATACAAAAGTAACACTTGAATCGGGCTGGGAAGAAGCGAAAATCCATTATACGCTGGATGGATCCACTCCGACGTCTTCAAGTGCCTTGTACACAGATCCTATCTTTTTAACGGAAGATACCGTCATAAAGGCAATCGCTGTCAATGATAAGACATCGGAAGTTTTCACATTTGCCTATACGGTTATCAAAACCAATGAATTGAAGATCCGTGACATTCAGGGGATGAATCATTTTTCATCATATGAGAATCAACTCGTCTCAGGTGTTGATGGTGTCGTCACTTATGTAAAGGATGCGAATAACTTTTACATGCAAGATCTGAATCCGGATAAGGACTTAACGACTTCAGAGGGAATACTCGTGTACAACAAAGCGCATGGTCTAAAAGCGGGAGATCATGTCAAAGTTGCTGGTAAAGTCGTGGAGTGGTATATCGAAGGATACGCTGAAATGAAAACGACGGATCTGCCAACGACCGAATTGACGAATACGACTATTGAAAAGCTTGGAACTGTAGCAATGCCAGAACCGATCATCATTGGAAAAGATGTCATTCCGCCGTCTGAGAACATCGATGATGATAGATTGACAGATTTTAATCCGAACGATGACGGCATTGATTTTTACGAGAGTTTGGAAGGAATGCTCGTGCAAGTATATAACCCGAAAGTGGTCGCTCCTCAAGACTATGGTGAATTGGTCGTGATTCCAGGGAATATGGAAACGACGACTGCAGTTAAAGGTGTCAAAATAACGGAAACGGATTTCAATCCTGAAAGAATAACCCTTGATATGGATGATGAATCATTTGTAGCGAAAACGGGTGATTCTTTTGAAAGCTCGGTTACGGGAGTCATCAGTTATGGATATAGCAACTATAGGGTATTGACGGATAAAAACCAGCTGCCGGCGTTAAAGGATGGCGGTACGGCCCGGGAAGTGACATCCTTGGAGAAGGATTCCGATAAATTATCAATTGCTTCCTATAATATCGAGAATTTCTCCACACAAACCGCTGACTCGAAAGTTGAAACGATCGCAACATCCATCATTACTAATCTTAAACAGCCGGATATAATCGGCGTAACGGAAATGCAAGATAATGATGGGGCAACAGATAGCGGGACAACGGATTCTGCTCAAAGTGCCAAGAAGCTGACCGACAAGATAAAAGCGTTGGGCGGACCGCAATATCAATTCATCGATATCGCTCCAGAAGATAAACTTGATGGCGGGGCACCTGGCGGGAATATCCGTGTAGGCTTCTTATATAATGTGGACCGTGTCAAATTAACTGAGGGGACGAAAGGAACGGCGACGCAATCCGTTGCCTTCAAAGATGGAAAACTCACCTTGAATCCTGGACGAATAGAGCCTACTGATTCCGCCTTTACTTCAAGCAGGAAGCCTTTAGCCGCCCAATTCGAATTTAAAGGGGAAAGTGTAGTGGTGGTGGCCAATCATTTTAACTCCAAGGGCGGCGACCAGCCATTATTCGGCAGGAACCAACCTCCTATCCTTTCAAGTGAGACGCAGAGGCTGCAAATTGCCTCCATCGTCAATCGGTTTGTCAGTGATATCAAGTCACAGGATGCCAAGGCGAATATCGTCTTGCTTGGAGACTTTAATGATTTTGAATTTTCGGCTCCGCTTAAAACATTAAAGGGTAAAGATTTAACCAATATGATCGAGAAAGTTCCTTTCGAAAAACGTTATTCTTACACATATCAAGGCAATTCACAAGTACTGGACCATATCCTTGTATCGAATAATATGGCGGCGGCAACAAAAGTCGATATTGTCCATATTAACTCTTCCTTCATGGAAGCTCATGGAAGGGCAAGTGATCATGACCCTGTATTGATTCAAACATCTTTATCTGAATCAGGGGGAGTTGAACCCGCTGCTCCAGAAAAAACGTATCATTTAACAAACGTTAAAACAAAAAGACTTACGATTGCTTCACCTAGTGTTTTGATCGATCTTGACGAAACATCCAACATCGAGGAAGGGATCTGGTTAAAAGGTTCCTATGCCGTACTCAAAGGCCTTGGGCTGAAGGATGCAACTGTGACGATAAAACCGGCTAAGGAAGGCGCAATCATTGATTTTGGAGGCATGGCGGTGAAGGAAGTCATCATTGATAACGCCAATGTAAAAGAAATCAGGGGTGCTGAAAATGTTCAGAAATGGACTGTAACAGAAGGTGTCGACGCGTCTAACATCAAATTTGTCGATTCAAAAGGGGAAGCAATCGCTTCCCCTTTCGACCCTAAAGAAAATCAAGCGCCTGTTGTAAAGAAAAAACTGGAGAATCTTGAAGTGAAAGCCGGTTCTAAGGTCACTATCGATTTGAGTGAGCACTTCTCAGATCCGGATGAAGATAATCTGACCTTTTCATCCACTATCGGTACTGTTGCTGGCCCAATATTAACCCTTCCTGCAAATGAAGTTGGAACATACCTTGTTGCAGTCAAGGCTGTGGACCAACTATCGGAAGTGGTTGCCCGCTTCACGTTGACCATAACGAATGATAAGCCGCTTGAAGCTTATTATGAAACGGCGACAGGAAAAACAGGCCCGGAATTGAAATCGGTTCTGCACTCGATTATTAAGGGTCATACGAAGTTATCTTATGATCAAGTGTGGAATGCCCTTAAAGAAACGGATGAAGATCCGGCAAACAACCAGAATGTCATCTTGCTTTACTCTGGAAAATCGATTTCGAAGAGCGCTAATGGAGGCAATGCCGGACAATGGAACCGTGAGCATGTTTGGGCCAAGTCCCACGGTGATTTTGGAACAAGCATAGGTCCCGGGACCGACCTTCATCACCTCCGTCCGGCTGATGTTACAGTCAATGGTAAACGGGGCCATCTTGATTTCGACGATGGCGGTCAAACATATAGCGGATGTGAATGTAAGTTTGATTCAGATTCATGGGAACCGCCGAATCATGTTAAAGGTGATATAGCCCGGATGCTCTTTTACATGGCCGTCCGCTATGAAGGAAATGGTGAATTGGATCTGGAACTATCCGATACAGTCAATACGTATCCGAAGCCGCTTCATGGAAAGCTATCGACACTTTTGAAATGGAATGCTCTCGATCCAGTCGATGATTTCGAGAGCCACCGTAATGAGGTCATTTATGACTGGCAGAATAACCGCAATCCGTTTATCGATCATCCTGAGTGGGTCTCCGAAATTTGGGGAGCCGCTAAATCCATGGATGAGAAAAAAGCGAGTTAG